The following are encoded in a window of Candidatus Dadabacteria bacterium genomic DNA:
- a CDS encoding peptidase, with protein sequence MTFCVGMRLKEGIIGLADNLIITGNEAIRAKKVTAHRAGDNSFFLMTSGLRSARDKTITYLDEALDHSQESLDRLYKAVNIFSRELRRVKEEDGEALSESGFAFNMYSIIGGQFENDPEPQLFLVYPQGNWINVGTTSPYVIIGESKYGKPIIKRTLTYDTSFDVALRIAYLAFDSSRINAIDVDFPIDIIVYRSNSFSLEQYRFNENELADISDWWQERLRKSAEEVPAEWVRKILNRSPKSAA encoded by the coding sequence ATGACTTTTTGCGTGGGGATGAGACTCAAAGAAGGGATAATCGGTCTTGCCGACAATCTCATAATAACGGGAAACGAGGCCATACGGGCAAAGAAGGTCACCGCCCACAGGGCCGGGGACAACTCCTTTTTCCTTATGACTTCGGGGCTTCGCTCCGCGAGGGACAAGACTATCACCTATCTTGACGAGGCGCTTGATCACTCTCAGGAATCCCTTGACCGCCTCTACAAGGCAGTGAACATTTTCTCAAGGGAGCTTCGGAGGGTGAAAGAGGAAGACGGAGAGGCGCTTTCCGAATCGGGATTTGCCTTCAACATGTACTCCATAATAGGAGGGCAGTTCGAAAACGATCCCGAGCCCCAGCTTTTCCTCGTCTATCCCCAAGGGAACTGGATCAACGTGGGGACCACCTCCCCCTACGTTATAATAGGCGAGTCGAAATACGGAAAACCGATAATAAAAAGAACCCTTACCTACGATACCAGCTTCGATGTCGCGCTTCGCATCGCATACCTTGCGTTTGATTCAAGCCGCATAAACGCCATAGACGTTGATTTTCCGATAGACATCATAGTCTACAGAAGCAATTCATTTTCCCTCGAGCAGTACAGGTTCAACGAAAACGAGCTGGCGGACATATCCGATTGGTGGCAGGAGAGGCTCAGAAAATCGGCCGAGGAAGTGCCCGCCGAATGGGTAAGAAAAATCCTTAACAGAAGCCCGAAAAGTGCTGCTTAG
- a CDS encoding transglutaminase family protein translates to MLLSIDHNTTYSYGKKVVLAPHTVRLCPRNGGGQMTHMFSLRTDPPEAGRSVNSDLDGNTTVTLWFMGEFNSLTIDTSCVVETLRENPFDFIVSDVRFLDLPMEYPREQKAALRPYLAVSKKTALAVSPLRETILSQTMGKTTDFILSLCEHIHDNFPHMVREQGGPWSAERTLREKKGSCRDLVELFAAVCRSVGLACRHVSGYALSARRKKGDELHAWAEVYIPGGGWRGYDPSSGLAVSDRHVAVASGPTHGLIAPVSGSFYGEGAEVELRFRVRVKKTGKREKKALGLL, encoded by the coding sequence GTGCTGCTTAGCATAGATCACAACACAACTTACTCCTACGGGAAAAAAGTGGTCCTGGCCCCTCATACCGTGAGGCTTTGCCCGAGAAACGGCGGGGGGCAGATGACCCATATGTTTTCGCTCAGGACAGATCCCCCCGAAGCGGGAAGAAGCGTGAACTCGGATCTCGACGGAAACACTACCGTTACCCTGTGGTTTATGGGCGAGTTCAACAGTCTTACAATCGATACCAGCTGCGTCGTCGAGACGCTTCGGGAAAACCCTTTTGATTTCATAGTTTCCGACGTAAGGTTCCTTGATCTGCCGATGGAATACCCACGCGAGCAGAAGGCAGCCCTTCGCCCGTACCTGGCGGTAAGCAAAAAAACGGCCCTGGCAGTCTCGCCGCTTCGTGAAACGATTCTCTCGCAGACCATGGGAAAAACCACGGATTTTATTCTCTCGCTCTGCGAGCACATACACGATAACTTTCCCCATATGGTGAGAGAGCAGGGCGGACCCTGGTCCGCGGAGAGGACCCTCAGGGAAAAAAAGGGGTCCTGCAGGGACCTCGTGGAGCTTTTCGCGGCCGTCTGCCGCTCGGTGGGTCTTGCGTGCAGGCACGTAAGCGGCTATGCGCTCAGCGCAAGAAGAAAAAAAGGAGACGAGCTTCACGCCTGGGCCGAGGTCTACATACCGGGCGGAGGATGGAGAGGCTATGATCCCTCTTCGGGTCTCGCAGTCTCAGACCGTCACGTCGCAGTCGCAAGCGGTCCCACCCACGGCCTCATCGCCCCCGTTTCAGGAAGTTTCTATGGGGAGGGAGCCGAAGTCGAGCTCCGGTTCCGTGTAAGGGTAAAAAAGACGGGGAAGCGGGAAAAAAAAGCCCTGGGACTTCTCTAG